CCTTTTCGTACGTGCATGACTGGGGCGTGGCTGAGGAAATTGCCAGCGATAGTATGCTTAAATTGTGGAGGAATCGGGAACGTATTACCACAGCGCTGCAGATCAAGGCCTTTCTATATATCGCTACGCGTAACGCCTGCATCGACAATATCCGTAGCAGCAGCAAACTACCGACAGCTAAACTTTCCGAGGATATAAAAGATCTCTTTAAGGAGGAACCAGAGGTGTACAACCGCATTCTCTATATAGAGTTGCTGCAACAAATCGAGGACGTCGTGGAGAAACTGCCATCCAGCCAGCAAGCCGTGTTCCGTAAAAGCGTTATTGAAGGCAAAACTACCCATGAAATTGTGAGTGAAACTGGAATGACCGAGTCATCTGTCTTCGTCCAGAAGTCAAAGGCACTAACTACTCTAAGACGACTTTTGAAGAACAGTTTTTTATTCCTGTTGTGGGTTTCCTGACTGTGGTATCTTCCTGGTATATACCTGCTTGTAGCTAAGTCACTTGCTCAAACTGAAAAAAGATTAAATTTTTGGTAAGGTTAGCACGCTGCGTCCGTATCTATGGTGTTTGTTATCCCGATGGGTTAAGGTAAAAATGGAACGGATCAGTCAACTACTATATAAACATCTTGAAGGTACACTCAGTGAAGCTGAGCGTACAGAACTAAATGATTGGGCAGCCGCCAATCCTGCTAACAGGAAGCTGCTGGATCGCGTAAATAATAATGAAGTGCTCGAGGCTGATATCGACGACTGGTATGCTATACCGAGGCGCACTGTTGCCGACGATCCACGGCTGGATGCGGCTATCCTCCAATACGAAACTGCCAAAAATCAACCACGCGTCCGTCAGCTGGTAAGGCGTATACTTCCTTATGCAGCAGCAGTATTCGTCATGTTGTTAGCTGGAATGTGGTACGTATCAGAGCAACGACAAACTAGCCGGGAGCATGAAATCGCTGCAACTGATATCCGTTCCGGCGGGAATAAAGCCACACTCACCCTGTCTGATGGGAGAAAGATTGATTTAAGCAGTGAACAATCAGAAATTATCGTAAAAGATGAGAGTGTTACTTACGGTGACGGATCTTCTCTTACCGTGATACCGGATAAGTCCAAAGACCGGTCGGACGTTTCGCTGCTGCAACTCACTACACCGAAAGGGGGAACATATCAGTTGATATTGCCGGATGGTTCCAGGGTATGGCTCAATACCGGTTCTACAATTAAATATCCCGCCAGGTTTATCAGCACAGAACGAACTGTCGAGATTAGCGGAGAAGCTTATTTTGATATAGAGGAAGATAGCAAACGACCATTCAAAGTACTTAGCCCAGGCCAGGAGGTATTGGTGTTAGGCACCAAATTCAATGTTTCTGCTTATCCCGATGACCCTGATACAAAGACCACCCTTGTAGATGGGAAAGTCCTTTTATCGTTGCCAAAAGGATCAGGAGAAGGTTTTCCCGCATCGGGTAAGTCAATCTTACTTGCGCCTGGCGAGCAGGCGTCGTTGAGTAAGGGCCACATCACCAAATCAAAAGTGGATGTTTCTCAATTTACTGCCTGGAAGGAAGGCTTTTTCTATTTCAACAAGCTACCTGTAACAACAGCCATCACACAATTAGCCAGATGGTACAATCTTGATGTGGTTTATCAGGAAAAATTACCTGAATCTAATGTATACGCCTATATCGATCGGGATAAACCATTGAGTGCTGTTTTAAAAGCACTCGAATTAAGCCGGTTGAAGTTTAAAATTGTCCAGCAAGGAGAGCGAAAGCAGTTGATCGTTCTGGGCGAACAATAAACCAATATAAACGCTAAAGAAGGAGGAAAAATGAGATTATAGAAATTACAAATCATAGTTTTATCCAGCCAAAAACGGATGATGCTGGAGACATCACCCGTTAATCTTGTCTGGAGTTGACATCCGGCGGGATATTCAATAGCTGTCGGAAAACCAATTTTCTAACCATCCAAACATGACAAATATATGATTTTTACACAACGTGTAACGGGCTATTACTGGTCCTTTAAATCCCGGTTATTACTTATCACAAAATTAGCGGTTCTCTTAACTATTACCTTTTCCTGGCCGGCGGTAGCTATAAGCAAAGCGCAAACCATTACGTTGAATGTCAGAAACATTACGCTTCGGGAAGTGTTGCAGGAGATTCAGAAACAACAGGGGTATTCCTTTTTGTTTCGTGGAGATAAAATTGCGGAGACGCGCATTACTGCCAGGTTGAAACAGGTGAATTTTGCCGACGCAATGAACACATTACTGGACCAACATGGACTTACGTGGTCATTGAACGACGGTATTATTGCAATTATGAGCAAGCCTTCGAGGCCCGCCCAGCAAGCTTCATTATTTCAACAACATATTATAACGGGTACTGTGACCGACGCCAAAACAGGTGAGGTGCTCGTTGGCGTCGCCGTAAAGGTTCAAAACACACCTACGGGAACCAGTACGGATGTGAATGGAGCTTTTAAACTGCAGGTATCGCCAAATGCGGTGCTGAATGTGTCGTATATTGGTTACGAATCGCAAACCATCACGGTGGGTGACAGAACTACATTCCAGATTAAACTCATCCAAAGCAACAACTCTCTGGAAGAAGTAGTCGTCGTTGGATATGGAACAATGAAAAAGAAAGATCTTACCGGTTCCATTGTTCAAGTCCGTCCAGACAATATCGCAAACGAAAATCCAAAGACCGTTCAGGACATCCTGCGCGGTACTCCGGGTTTGCAGGTAGGCTATAGCGCTTCGGCAAAGGGCGGAGGTACAATGCAAATCCGGGGTCAGCGTTCTGTATATACTGAGGGGGGGCATAACGACCCGTTACTCATCCTCGACGGGATGCAGTTCTACGGCGAGTTATCCGAAATTAATCCCGACGATATCGAGCAGATTGATGTGCTGAAAGATGCTTCAGCAGCTGCCGTTTACGGCTCGAAGGCAGCCAGCGGGGTAGTGCTCATCACCACCAAAAAGGGGAAACAGGGCAAACCCGTTATCAATATGACTATGAATATCGGCGGCACGGAAGAAAGTGACTACCGGGAAAGGTTTAGCACTGACGCCTATTTACGACACCGCGAGGACTGGTATACGAAGAACTCCTATGGCGTAAACCCGCAAACAGGCGCTTATGAGGCTTATCAAACAGGCGTTTTCGCCAGTCAGCCCGGTTATTTTACGCGGCCAGATCAGTTACCGTCAACTATTTCTATTGAGGATTGGCGGGGGTATACTACTAATGATGCCGATGAATCTGATTTAAGCATCTGGGCCCAGCGATTAGGTTTTACAGGCAATGCGCTACAGAACTTACTTTCAGGAAAGACCGTTGACTGGGCAAAACAGACCTATAGAATGGGCCTCAATCAGGACTATAATGCCAGTGTAAGCGGGGCAAGCGACAAAGTAAACTATTACCTGTCTGTGGGCTATTTAAAGAATCAGGGTGCCCTCATAAGTGATGAATACCAGGCCGTGCGCTCCAATATGAAAGTGGATGCTAAAGTAACCGACTGGTTCGAGCTTGGAGCCAACGTAAACTTCCAGAACCGGTCGGACGGAGCCATTGACGTTGATTTGGATTACCAGCTTCGCAACAGCCCGTATGCCGACTATGCTGATGAGGCTGGCAACCCCGTACAGTATCCCTTGAGTTCAGAATACAGTCAGCGGGGCTATAATTATGATTTTCAGAAACAATATCTCGAATTGGAAAAGGGCTATACTGTGCTGAACACTATTTTTAATGCCAAAGTAAAGCTGCCCTATAATATTAACTATTCGTTCAACGCCTCACCCCGCTATCAATTCTTCTTCGACCGTTATTTTATGTCGGCAGATTTGCCTGGCTCCGATCCCGCGTCGCGTGGCGCGAACAGAGAGCAGGCAAAACGTTTCGACTGGTCGTATAACAATACCATCAATTGGGATTACACTTTCGGCGGTAAGCATCACCTAAACCTCACGCTTGTGCAGGAAGCCGAGGAACGGCAGTTCTGGAAGGACCGCATAGAAGCCCGCAAAATTTTACCATCCGACGCATTGGGATTCCATAACACTAAGAATGCTACCAAGGAAAACAGTACGTTCATGAGTGAAGATACGCACCAGACTGCAGACGCCCTCCTGGCCCGTTTATTTTATTCCTACGACAACCGGTATATGCTTACCACGTCCATTCGCAGAGACGGGTATTCTGCTTTCGGCACCTCCAACCCGTACGCTACTTTTCCTTCCGTAGCAGTGGCATGGTCGTTTTCGAACGAAAAGTTCTTCAAATGGAGCAATATCATGAGTACTGGTAAATTGCGTGTATCCTACGGTAAAAATGGTAACCGGTCGCTGGCCAACCCGAATCTGGCGCTTTCCAATCTTTATGAAGGGGGAGGGAAAATGCAGGGCTACCTCAACTCTTCCGGAGAGTTGGCCTTATACCGCTATTTAATGGCCGACAGATTAGCAAACCCTCATCTTCAATGGGAAAAAACGGCGTCATGGAATTTTGGACTTGACTTCGGCTTCCTCAACGACCGTATATCAGGTTCCCTGGATTATTATGACATGAGGACTCATGACATGATCATGAACGAGCGCCTGCCCGGTTTCACAGGATTTGATGATATTACCACCAATTTAGGACGGGTCGACAATAACGGTATTGAACTATCATTAAAAACCCTTAATATCAGAAAGGACAAGTTCCAGTGGTCGACTTCGGTCGGGTTATCATACAATAAGAACACCATAAAGCATCTTTACTACGAGAATGAGGACATTTTAGACGCACAGGGAAATGTAACAGGCAGTAAGGAAATGGACGATGTGAAAAACGGTTGGTTTATTGGAAAGTCAATCAACACAATATGGGATTACCGCGTTACCGGGATCTGGCAGGCTAATGAGGTCGAAGAAGCGAAAGAATATGGTCAGGTACCCGGCGATCCGAAAGTAGCGAATAACTATACTGCAGACGATGTGGTAAAAGCCGATGGTTCTGTTACCCATGTGTATAACGACAAGGACAAAGAATTCCTTGGACAAACTACGCCGCCTTTTCATTGGTCATTACGCAACGAGTTTGTGTTTTGGAAAGATCTCAGCCTTTCGTTCAATATCTACTCTTATATGGGGCACAAAAGCTTAGCAGGCGCCTACCTTAACAATGACGACGATGGAGGACGTATGACCTACGCTTTACAAAATGTAACTGCAAAAGAATACTGGACTCCCGATAATCCCACCAACGACTATGGACGCATTGAAGCCAAAGGGCCTACCGGCGCCACTGGAGTGCAAAAATTGTATGACCGTTCATTCATTCGGTTTGATAACCTTTCTGTCGGATATACATTGCCCAAAATGTGGACTTCAAAATGGAAATTAGATCGTGTTAAACTTTATGGCACCGTACGGAATGTTGCTGTTTGGACAAAAGACTGGGAATACGGCGACCCTGAGACCAACCCGGCCTTTGATCAGGGCGGTGGTCTTGCCACACGTGTTTATACATTGGGATTAAACTTAACTTTTTAGCCTTTAATAGCAACGAATATGAAAAAGATAACTCAAAAATTGCATCGTATATCTATATGCTTTGCGTTGATTATGGGTAGCACAGTGCTGTTTAACAGTTGCTCCAAAGATTTCCTGACACCCGACCCGCTTTCGGTATACGAACCTGCAGCTACTTTCACCAACGAAGCCGGTTTGATGTCGGTATTAGCAATAGCCGATCGTCAGCTCAAACAATATTATGCGACTGACCATAACGAAATGCTGACCTTAGGAACTGAATATATCTTTTCCGACTTAATGGTAGCCAGCGCAACCGATAAGGGTAGTATGCTTTGTGATGTTGCCAATATGCTCACGCCTACCAGTGATGACGGAACTACTACAAATGATCTGGGCAGAACCAACAGTATCTGGCACTTTTGGCAGGAAACTTATAATGGTATTGCAAATGCAAACACGATTCTCAGTTATGTCGATAAAGTGGAGGGACTGGATGAGACCACGCGCAATGCCTATAAGGGCAGAGCTTATTTTCATCGCGCCTTCCGCTATATGGCTCTGGTATTTCAGTATGGTGATGTTCCGCTTGTTTCCAAGCTATTGGAAGTGCCTAAACAAAACTACCGCAGTACGAAGCGCGACGCTATCCTGCAAATGGTTACCAAAGATATGGAGTTTGCAGTGCAATGGGTGCCCGATCAAAAAAACATGAGCCTTACAGGCATGGTTAATAAGGGTGCTTGCCGTATGTTGCTTACCAAATGCTATCTTGCTTTAGGTGAATATGCAAAGGCCAAAGAGCAAACCGATATATTGATTTCTCAATCAGGCTATTCGCTTATGCTCGATAACTTCGGCACATTTAACGACGGTGGCGAACCACAAACATGGAAGATCACCCGCAATGTGATCTGGGATTTACATCGTGCCGAAAACAAACTTATTGCCGCCAACCACGAGGTTATCATGGGTATACCTAACCGCGGCGCTGAAGCAGAATCGTTCATCAAGATGCTTACGATGCGTGTTTTGTATCCCTTTGTTTTCGACAGCAGGATCAAGACAACCGACGGGAAACAAGCACTGTTAAATCTCAGACGCAATGATGCTAATTACAATGCAAGTTACGACTATATGCGGGCATTCGGGCGCGGCATCGCCACGTTTAGGCCCACTTATTTCAGCACCAATACACTATGGCGTATAAATGGTGTAATGGACGCAACCGACTTACGCCATAGCTCGGAGACAGGCAACTGGGTGCGTATGGAAGATTACCGTGTTAATAATAAGGCATCCACACAGTTTGGGAAACCGCTCACACTTTTCAATCCGACCAACGGCGCCTTGTTGTGCAGCGACACTATCCGTCGTTGGTTTGATGTGCCTCATTACAAATTCTTCCTTGACGACCCAGTAAATGAAGCGAACATAAGCGGCTCTGATGGTAACAGGGGCGCAACCAACGGAGGCAATGCCGACTGGTATCTCTACCGTTTGGCTGAGGCCTATCTCCTCAGGGCGGAAGCTAAGTTTTACATAAATCCAAATGATCCTACCATTAAAGACGACCTCAATGCATTAAGACAAAGGGCAAAATGCACTCAGCTATATCAAGGTAGTGTTACCATCGGCGACATCATGAACGAACGCGCCCGTGAGTTGTATTGGGAAGAATGGCGCAACGTAGAACTGAAGCGCGTTTCGTTATGCCTTGCCCGTAGCGGACGGCCCGATGAGTGGGGCAATATGTACACCCTCGAGAACTTCGACAAACAGAGCGGCACTGATGCAGGAGGCGGAAGCTATTGGTATCAGCGTATCGTACATTACAGTTTGTATAATAAAGGGCCTATTCAGATTAACGCCACAGGTAACAGCAACCCTAATTATACTATGGACAAAAAGAATATGTATTGGCCAATTCCTTATGCTGCAATTACAGCGAACAAGAGAGGACAACTTAGTCAAAATTATGGCTACGATGGTTATAACCCGGCAACTCCAAAATGGGATAATTGGGAAGATGCTGTAGCGGACGAGGATAAGACAGGAGACTGATTTTTATTGTTTTTACCCGTTTCAGGTGATCTGGATTTAAGGATCTGCCTGAAACGGGTTTCGTCAGATTGAGACAAATCGGCAAAAAGATGAGCATATTTCCTAAGCCCCATTCCTTATTTTAGGTTACAATTAACCAATTTGTAAACATCACCGCAAATGCTCTTCTCTGGCTAACACCGTGTATTTGCTGTGTACAATAACATTCCTTATGATAAAAAGACCAATAATTAAACTACTCTTCGCTGTTTTATTTTTAACTGCTGCTTGTCAGAAAGAAACAATAAAGGAGGGGAACAATTCTGAAAGTGAGAATGCCAAAAAAGGCGGACAAAAGATTAGCGCGGCACCGCCTGCAGGAACGCTAATAGACGGTGCTATTTATCGCATCAGAGGCATTTCATCTTTACCGGGAGGTCCTGTGGTCGAAGTAACAGGTAACTCAACAGCAGAGAATTCAGCAATCCAGCAGTGGTCATGGTTTCCCAATAATGGACAGAAATGGAAACTAATAAAAATCGATTCACCCTATTATAAACTGGCAAATATTACAAGTAGTAAATATTTGAAGTCGCCTTCAGCAACATCGGGAGATATTTTACAACAGGGTACCGACGACGGCACCGACTCTCAGCTCTGGAAGATTACTTATTCCGGCAGTAATAATTTATACTCTCTCACCAACAAGGCGACTGGTATGAAGATGGTTGTTGATCCGGAAGATAACACACCTGGAAGGAAGATCAGACAAAAAACAACAGTTAGCGGAACGCAGGATCTGTTTAATTTTCATAATCTGAATTTCCAAAACCCCCTGATCAATGCAAGCAGGCCGGATCCGTATGTAGCTCAAAAGGACGGGTACTATTATTTTATGTATACGAGGGGAAGTAGTTTAGGTATCAGAAAAACGACTTCAATGTCGTTGTTGGCAACAGCGCAGGAAGTAGTAGTTTGGACTCCCCCCGCAGGTACAGATCATTCTTCGAATATTTGGGCGCCTGAATTGCATTTTCTTTCCGGTAAATGGTATCTCTATTTTGCTGCAAATGACGGGCAGGGAGATAACCATCGCATGTTTGTATTAGAAAACAGTAATTCAGATCCAACGACCGGAACATGGACTTATAAAGGGAAAATAACTGATTCAAGCGATCAGTGGGCTATTGATGGCTCGGTGCTGACTATAGGTTCGTCTATGTATTTTATTTGGTCTGGGTGGGAAAGCGTGGCTTCGAGGTATAAACAATATATTTATCTGGCTACTATGTCGAATCCATGGACGATAAACGGTCCCCGGGTGAAAATATCCTCACCCACTAATACATGGGAAAAATACGAACCCAACTCATTGGGTGCAGGTGTGAACGAAGGCCCGATTATGTTGCAAAAAGACGCAGGAAGTCCTGTATTTATTATATTTTCTGCCAGCCGTTACAGCAGTGATAATTATTGTCTTGCCCAAATACAATTAAAAGCCGGGGGTAATCCTACAGTCGCCTCTGACTGGATAAATAAAAAGCAGGTGTTTGTGAAAAATGAAACTAATTCTGTTTATGGGCCCGGACATAATGGTTTTTTCACCAGCAGCTATACTGATCCTAATGCCGTATTACGCACCGAAACATGGTTTGTATATCATGCGCGCAGTGCACCAAATAACACTGGTCCAAGAACCCCAAGAATGCAAAAGCTTACCTGGAATGCTGATGGTTCCCCAAATTTTGGTACAGCCACCTCTACTGGTGTTAATATTCCGATACCAATAGGTGAATAATACATGATGAACAAAAGAACAACCTGAGCAGGTTGTTCTTTTGTTTAACAATCCGGCTTCTGGACAGGCTTAACCCGCATCTGAGACTATATTTGTTTTGCCCCTCTTCAGCGGCTTTCTAAACTTATCACAAACCAGATAAAATTGAGATAAACACGATACTGGTTTGGTGAACCACTCAGCGGAGTTGCCATAAAGGTTTACATTATGCTATATCGTTTTAGTTTTTTAATTTAGCAGCTTACAAGTAATACATTTATAAATAAAGTACAAAAGACACAGCCTGACGGATGTAAAATATATCACTTCCGTTAATCATTTCGGGCAAAAGAACTTGGATATTTAGCCTTTCAAAATTGCACAACAAGATAATTATCAATTGCTTGCATTTTTACGCGTTTGGATTTTTTTGTAGAGCGCGCATCCAGAAGAAACGAAGGTCAGAGATATTCATACCTTTAGCGAAAAGTCAAGGCGTTCTAGCTTAGTATACATGAAAGGGGTTTATGACAAGCTTAGAAAACTGACCAGGGATTGAGAGGATGTTGATCTTCCATGTAATTCCACCGACGAAGAAAATAACACACTAAAAACCAGATATGAATTCTATTTCTTTTCACAAAGCACGTTTGAAAACCGTTCTACTCGGTGCTTTGATCTCTCTCCTCTATCTGCAGCCGTTACAGGCACAGAACGCTTCCAGCTTACAGGCTGATAAAAAAGCTATAGTAGAAGCAGATAATGCACGTTTTACAGTTCTCACTCCACGACTTATCCGGATGGAGTGGAATAGCAGCAAGTCTTTTGATGATCATGCATCTTTTGTTGTTGTAAACAGAAAGTTACCTGTACCTGCTTATACATCAAAAAGGGAAAACGGGTGGCTCACTATTAAAACCGGCGAGCTGGAAATGAGCTACAAGTTAAATTCCGGATCGTTCAATCAGGAGAACCTGAAAATAAAAATGCTGAAGAGCGATACAATCAGCTGGTCGCCTGGTAAAAAGCAGAAGTATAACCTGAAAGGTACTTACCGGACGCTGGACAACTATGATGGTGATACTCATCTGCATAATGGCAAGAAGATCGAACTTGAAGACGGAATCCTTTCGAGGGATGGGTGGTATTTTCTGGATGACTCATCTGACTTACGACTGGATAACAGTGATTGGCCATGGGTTTATACCAGAGAGAACGCGGGTACAGACTGGTATTTCATGGGGTATGGTTCCGACTACAAATCGGCGCTGTATGATTTCTCGCAGATTTCCGGAAAAGTGCCTCTGATGCCGCGGTATGCGCTGGGCTACTGGTGGTCGAGATACTGGAGCTATTCAGACAATGAGCTGAGAGAACTTACAGCGAATCTTAAACGCTTTAATATTCCGGCCGACGTTCTGGTTATTGACATGGACTGGCATAGGCAGGGCTGGACTGGCTGGAGCTGGAACAAAAGCTTATTCCCTGACCCAGCCAAATTCTTAAGCTGGACGAACGAGAACCACTTGAAAACTACGTTGAACTTACATCCGGCAGATGGTGTTGCGGGCTACGAAGACGACTATAACCAGTTTGCTCAAAACATGAAATTTGATACCACCGGAAGAAAGACAATCCCTTTCCTTGCTTCCGATAAGCAGTTTATGTCGAATCTGTTTGATGTAATTCTCAGGCCGATCGAACAAAAAGGAATAGATTTCTGGTGGTTAGACTGGCAGCAATGGCCAAATGATAAGAGAATTACTAACCTTAGTAATACATGGTGGTTGAATTATGTTTTTTATACCAATATGGACCGCAATCGTGAAACCCGCCCAATGTTATACCACAGGTGGGGCGGATTAGGTAATCACCGGTACCAGATAGGATTCTCGGGAGATACCTTCATTTCATGGAAGTCACTCGAATACCAGCCTTATTTTACGAACACTTCTTCTAACGTTTTATACACATACTGGAGCCATGATATAGGAGGGCACCAGCTGAAACACGGAGACGAATCTGTTGACCCTGAGTTGTATACACGTTGGTTGCAGTACGGTGCGTTAAGCCCTATTCTTCGTACGCACTCAACAAAGAATGGTAAAATACAGAAAGAGATCTGGAACTTCAGCGGAAAGTATTCACAGGTGCAGTATGAAGCGATAAGGATGCGTTATACGCTTGTTCCGTATATTTATACGATGACCAGGAAAACCTATGATACAGCAATTGGTCTTTGCCGTCCGATGTACTACGACTATCCGAAGGCAGAAGAGGCTTATCGCTTTGACAGGGAATATATGTTCGGCGACAATATGCTTATAGCACCTATAGGTTCGCCGGCAGTAGAGGGATTTTCGAAGGTTAAAGTATGGCTCCCCGAAGGTAACGATTGGTTTGAATGGCATACAGGTACGTTGCTGAAGGGCGGACAGATACTCGAAAGAGCATTTACACTGAATGAATATCCAATATATATAAAAGCCGGATCTATAATTCCTATGTATGGCGAGAATGTGCAAAACCTGGACTCAAATCCGGAAGACATAACAGTCGCTGTTTTTCCAGGGAATAATGGCAGGTTCACCCTGAAAGAGGATAATGGAAATGATAAAGCTTATAAGGACCAGTATGCATCAACCGAATTCTCAACCTCTTCCAACGGCAGGGAAGTTACTGTAACCATCGGGGGAACAACCGGAAAGTATGATGGTATGCCCGGTAAAAGGAGATATATCCTGAAATTATACGGCTCGGAAATCCCTCAAAAGGTCTTGGTTAATGGAAAAGCCGTTGATTTCTCCCAAACGTTGAAAGATGGAAACTGGAGTTATACGGGAAGAGAGCTTAGTGTGAACGTTTCGTTACCACTGTCGGACACCCGCAAGCAACAGCAGGTGAAAGTGATTTATAGTACTGATAATAAGGCAGACATCAATAATGGGCTTGTTGGAAAGCTTAAAAGACTGACTCAGCTGACTGCTGAATTAAAGAGCATGGACAATGGTATCTATCTTCCCGAAGCGCTGGGTAATGCAGAAGAAACGAACCGTGCCCTTGAGTATTATCCTCAGAACTTTTATCAGTTGATTGATAAGTTTAATGCTGACTACCAGAAGCTTCCTGTTATTATTAACGATTTGAGAGGAGTTAACAAGGAAAACCAGCAAAAATTATTGAAGTTACTTCAATAAGCAGAGACTTTCGAAAGAGGCAAGGCAGCAGTGCCTTCGAAACAGATAA
The window above is part of the Arcticibacter tournemirensis genome. Proteins encoded here:
- a CDS encoding glycoside hydrolase family 31 protein, which encodes MNSISFHKARLKTVLLGALISLLYLQPLQAQNASSLQADKKAIVEADNARFTVLTPRLIRMEWNSSKSFDDHASFVVVNRKLPVPAYTSKRENGWLTIKTGELEMSYKLNSGSFNQENLKIKMLKSDTISWSPGKKQKYNLKGTYRTLDNYDGDTHLHNGKKIELEDGILSRDGWYFLDDSSDLRLDNSDWPWVYTRENAGTDWYFMGYGSDYKSALYDFSQISGKVPLMPRYALGYWWSRYWSYSDNELRELTANLKRFNIPADVLVIDMDWHRQGWTGWSWNKSLFPDPAKFLSWTNENHLKTTLNLHPADGVAGYEDDYNQFAQNMKFDTTGRKTIPFLASDKQFMSNLFDVILRPIEQKGIDFWWLDWQQWPNDKRITNLSNTWWLNYVFYTNMDRNRETRPMLYHRWGGLGNHRYQIGFSGDTFISWKSLEYQPYFTNTSSNVLYTYWSHDIGGHQLKHGDESVDPELYTRWLQYGALSPILRTHSTKNGKIQKEIWNFSGKYSQVQYEAIRMRYTLVPYIYTMTRKTYDTAIGLCRPMYYDYPKAEEAYRFDREYMFGDNMLIAPIGSPAVEGFSKVKVWLPEGNDWFEWHTGTLLKGGQILERAFTLNEYPIYIKAGSIIPMYGENVQNLDSNPEDITVAVFPGNNGRFTLKEDNGNDKAYKDQYASTEFSTSSNGREVTVTIGGTTGKYDGMPGKRRYILKLYGSEIPQKVLVNGKAVDFSQTLKDGNWSYTGRELSVNVSLPLSDTRKQQQVKVIYSTDNKADINNGLVGKLKRLTQLTAELKSMDNGIYLPEALGNAEETNRALEYYPQNFYQLIDKFNADYQKLPVIINDLRGVNKENQQKLLKLLQ